The Macaca fascicularis isolate 582-1 chromosome 11, T2T-MFA8v1.1 genome includes a region encoding these proteins:
- the LRCOL1 gene encoding leucine-rich colipase-like protein 1, producing MAGPGWTMLLLLLLLPLGSLVGYGLQKQQMNLSHKVIGEPCRSHDECQSNCCTTNSLDPHTLCTPKTILLQCLPWKKPNGYRCSDNSECQSSCCVRNNKSPQEFCTSQTIFLQCVPWRKPNGNFCSSHQECSSQCCIQLREDSPFRCMPRTGILAQCLPLVKLVHSPRYHRAPSWALGAAPGVWRCSWASLSGAERGRRPPGFLSFGLSPARCPSFAFSFSDVSSNLGVAPGCLAPLFPQRYQKCTGAVPSGDRS from the exons ATGGCTGGCCCAGGGTGGACgatgctgctactgctgctgctgctgccgctgggGTCCTTGGTGGGGTATGGGCTGCAGAAGCAGCAGATGAACCTGTCCCATAAG GTCATCGGGGAGCCATGCAGGAGCCATGACGAGTGCCAGAGCAACTGCTGTACCACCAACAGCCTGGACCCACACACGCTCTGCACCCCTAAGACCATCCTCCTGCAGTGCCTGCCCTGGAAGAAG CCCAACGGGTACAGATGCTCAGACAACTCAGAGTGCCAGAGCAGCTGCTGCGTCCGCAACAACAAGAGCCCGCAGGAGTTCTGCACATCCCAAACCATCTTCCTGCAGTGTGTGCCCTGGCGCAAG CCCAACGGCAACTTCTGCAGCAGCCACCAGGAGTGTAGCAGCCAGTGCTGCATCCAGCTGAGGGAGGACAGCCCCTTCCGCTGCATGCCCCGCACCGGGATCCTGGCCCAGTGCCTGCCCCTG GTGAAGCTTGTTCACAGCCCTCGGTACCACCGGGCCCCGTCGTGGGCGCTGGGAGCAGCCCCGGGCGTGTGGCGCTGCTCGTGGGCGTCCCTCTCGGGCGCTGAGCGTGGGCGTCGGCCTCCGG GTTTCCTCAGCTTTGGCCTGTCCCCTGCACGTTGCCCCAGCTTTGCCTTCTCCTTCAGTGACGTGAGCTCCAACCTGGGT GTAGCTCCTGGCTGCTTGGCGCCCCTCTTCCCGCAGAGATACCAGAAGTGCACGGGGGCCGTGCCGAGTGGAGACAGGTCTTGA
- the P2RX2 gene encoding P2X purinoceptor 2 isoform X2 — translation MAAAQPKPPAGATARRLARGCWSALWDYETPKVIVVRNRRLGVLYRAVQLLILLYFVWYVFIVQKSYQESETGPESSIITKVKGITTSEHKVWDVEEYVKPPEGGSVFSIITRVEATHSQTQGTCPESIKVHNATCLSDADCVTGELDMLGNGLRTGRCVPYYQGPSKTCEVFGWCPVEDGASVSQFLGTMAPNFTILIKNSIHYPKFHFSKGNIADRTDGYLKRCTFHEASDLYCPIFKLGFIVEKAGESFAELAYKGGVIGVIINWDCDLDLPASECNPKYSFRRLDPKHVPASSGYNFRFAKYYKINGTTTRTLIKAYGIRIDVIVHGQAGKFSLIPTIINLATALTSVGVGSFLCDWILLTFMNKNKVYSHKKFDKVCTPSRPSGSWPVTLAHVLGQAPPQPSHCSEDQHPSPPSGQEGQQGAECGPAFPPLRPCPVSAPSEQITPASEPAPQASIPTDPKGLAQL, via the exons ATGGCCGCCGCCCAGCCCAAGCCCCCCGCGGGGGCGACCGCCCGGCGCCTGGCCCGGGGCTGCTGGTCCGCCCTCTGGGACTACGAGACGCCCAAGGTGATCGTGGTGAGGAACCGGCGCCTGGGCGTCCTGTACCGCGCCGTGCAGCTGCTCATCCTGCTCTACTTCGTGTG GTACGTATTCATCGTGCAGAAAAGCTACCAGGAGAGCGAGACGGGCCCGGAGAGCTCCATCATCACCAAGGTCAAGGGGATCACCACGTCCGAGCACAAAGTGTGGGACGTGGAGGAGTATGTGAAGCCCCCGGAG GGGGGCAGCGTGTTCAGCATCATCACCAGGGTCGAGGCCACCCACTCCCAGACCCAGGGAACCTGCCCCGAG AGCATAAAGGTCCACAATGCCACCTGCCTCTCTGACGCCGACTGTGTGACTGGCGAACTGGACATGCTGGGAAACG GCCTGCGGACCGGGCGCTGTGTGCCCTATTACCAGGGGCCCTCCAAGACCTGCGAGGTGTTCGGCTGGTGCCCGGTGGAAGATGGGGCCTCCGTCAG CCAATTTCTGGGTACCATGGCCCCAAATTTCACCATCCTCATCAAGAACAGCATCCACTACCCCAAATTCCACTTCTCCAA ggGCAACATTGCGGACCGCACAGACGGGTACCTGAAGCGCTGCACGTTCCACGAGGCCTCCGACCTCTACTGCCCCATCTTCAAGCTGGGCTTTATTGTGGAAAAGGCTGGGGAGAGCTTCGCGGAGCTCGCATACAAG GGTGGTGTCATCGGGGTCATTATCAACTGGGACTGTGACCTGGACCTGCCCGCGTCGGAGTGTAACCCCAAGTACTCCTTCCGGAGGCTCGACCCCAAGCATGTGCCTGCCTCGTCAGGCTACAACTTCAG GTTTGCCAAGTACTACAAGATCAATGGTACCACCACCCGCACGCTCATCAAGGCCTACGGGATCCGCATTGACGTCATCGTGCATGGACAG GCCGGGAAATTCAGCCTGATTCCCACCATTATTAATCTGGCCACAGCTCTAACTTCCGTCGGGGTG GGCTCCTTCCTGTGCGACTGGATCTTGCTAACATTCATGAACAAAAACAAGGTCTACAGCCATAAGAAATTTGACAAGGTGTGTACGCCGAGCCGCCCCTCAGGTAGCTGGCCTGTGACCCTTGCCCATGTTTTGGGCCAGGCCCCACCCCAACCCAGCCACTGCTCCGAGGACCAGCACCCCAGCCCTCCATCAGGCCAGGAGGGCCAACAAGGGGCAGAGTGTGGCCCAGCCTTCCCACCCCTGCGGCCTTGCCCCGTCTCTGCCCCATCTGAGCAGATCACTCCTGCCTCCGAGCCTGCCCCACAAGCCTCCATACCCACAGACCCCAAAGGTTTGGCCCAACTCTGA
- the P2RX2 gene encoding P2X purinoceptor 2 isoform X4 produces the protein MAAAQPKPPAGATARRLARGCWSALWDYETPKVIVVRNRRLGVLYRAVQLLILLYFVWYVFIVQKSYQESETGPESSIITKVKGITTSEHKVWDVEEYVKPPEGGSVFSIITRVEATHSQTQGTCPESIKVHNATCLSDADCVTGELDMLGNGLRTGRCVPYYQGPSKTCEVFGWCPVEDGASVSQFLGTMAPNFTILIKNSIHYPKFHFSKGNIADRTDGYLKRCTFHEASDLYCPIFKLGFIVEKAGESFAELAYKGGVIGVIINWDCDLDLPASECNPKYSFRRLDPKHVPASSGYNFRFAKYYKINGTTTRTLIKAYGIRIDVIVHGQAGKFSLIPTIINLATALTSVGVGSFLCDWILLTFMNKNKVYSHKKFDKITPASEPAPQASIPTDPKGLAQL, from the exons ATGGCCGCCGCCCAGCCCAAGCCCCCCGCGGGGGCGACCGCCCGGCGCCTGGCCCGGGGCTGCTGGTCCGCCCTCTGGGACTACGAGACGCCCAAGGTGATCGTGGTGAGGAACCGGCGCCTGGGCGTCCTGTACCGCGCCGTGCAGCTGCTCATCCTGCTCTACTTCGTGTG GTACGTATTCATCGTGCAGAAAAGCTACCAGGAGAGCGAGACGGGCCCGGAGAGCTCCATCATCACCAAGGTCAAGGGGATCACCACGTCCGAGCACAAAGTGTGGGACGTGGAGGAGTATGTGAAGCCCCCGGAG GGGGGCAGCGTGTTCAGCATCATCACCAGGGTCGAGGCCACCCACTCCCAGACCCAGGGAACCTGCCCCGAG AGCATAAAGGTCCACAATGCCACCTGCCTCTCTGACGCCGACTGTGTGACTGGCGAACTGGACATGCTGGGAAACG GCCTGCGGACCGGGCGCTGTGTGCCCTATTACCAGGGGCCCTCCAAGACCTGCGAGGTGTTCGGCTGGTGCCCGGTGGAAGATGGGGCCTCCGTCAG CCAATTTCTGGGTACCATGGCCCCAAATTTCACCATCCTCATCAAGAACAGCATCCACTACCCCAAATTCCACTTCTCCAA ggGCAACATTGCGGACCGCACAGACGGGTACCTGAAGCGCTGCACGTTCCACGAGGCCTCCGACCTCTACTGCCCCATCTTCAAGCTGGGCTTTATTGTGGAAAAGGCTGGGGAGAGCTTCGCGGAGCTCGCATACAAG GGTGGTGTCATCGGGGTCATTATCAACTGGGACTGTGACCTGGACCTGCCCGCGTCGGAGTGTAACCCCAAGTACTCCTTCCGGAGGCTCGACCCCAAGCATGTGCCTGCCTCGTCAGGCTACAACTTCAG GTTTGCCAAGTACTACAAGATCAATGGTACCACCACCCGCACGCTCATCAAGGCCTACGGGATCCGCATTGACGTCATCGTGCATGGACAG GCCGGGAAATTCAGCCTGATTCCCACCATTATTAATCTGGCCACAGCTCTAACTTCCGTCGGGGTG GGCTCCTTCCTGTGCGACTGGATCTTGCTAACATTCATGAACAAAAACAAGGTCTACAGCCATAAGAAATTTGACAAG ATCACTCCTGCCTCCGAGCCTGCCCCACAAGCCTCCATACCCACAGACCCCAAAGGTTTGGCCCAACTCTGA
- the P2RX2 gene encoding P2X purinoceptor 2 isoform X5: protein MAAAQPKPPAGATARRLARGCWSALWDYETPKVIVVRIHRAEKLPGERDGPGELHHHQGQGDHHVRAQSVGRGGVCEAPGGLRTGRCVPYYQGPSKTCEVFGWCPVEDGASVSQFLGTMAPNFTILIKNSIHYPKFHFSKGNIADRTDGYLKRCTFHEASDLYCPIFKLGFIVEKAGESFAELAYKGGVIGVIINWDCDLDLPASECNPKYSFRRLDPKHVPASSGYNFRFAKYYKINGTTTRTLIKAYGIRIDVIVHGQAGKFSLIPTIINLATALTSVGVGSFLCDWILLTFMNKNKVYSHKKFDKVCTPSRPSGSWPVTLAHVLGQAPPQPSHCSEDQHPSPPSGQEGQQGAECGPAFPPLRPCPVSAPSEQITPASEPAPQASIPTDPKGLAQL, encoded by the exons ATGGCCGCCGCCCAGCCCAAGCCCCCCGCGGGGGCGACCGCCCGGCGCCTGGCCCGGGGCTGCTGGTCCGCCCTCTGGGACTACGAGACGCCCAAGGTGATCGTG GTACGTATTCATCGTGCAGAAAAGCTACCAGGAGAGCGAGACGGGCCCGGAGAGCTCCATCATCACCAAGGTCAAGGGGATCACCACGTCCGAGCACAAAGTGTGGGACGTGGAGGAGTATGTGAAGCCCCCGGAG GCCTGCGGACCGGGCGCTGTGTGCCCTATTACCAGGGGCCCTCCAAGACCTGCGAGGTGTTCGGCTGGTGCCCGGTGGAAGATGGGGCCTCCGTCAG CCAATTTCTGGGTACCATGGCCCCAAATTTCACCATCCTCATCAAGAACAGCATCCACTACCCCAAATTCCACTTCTCCAA ggGCAACATTGCGGACCGCACAGACGGGTACCTGAAGCGCTGCACGTTCCACGAGGCCTCCGACCTCTACTGCCCCATCTTCAAGCTGGGCTTTATTGTGGAAAAGGCTGGGGAGAGCTTCGCGGAGCTCGCATACAAG GGTGGTGTCATCGGGGTCATTATCAACTGGGACTGTGACCTGGACCTGCCCGCGTCGGAGTGTAACCCCAAGTACTCCTTCCGGAGGCTCGACCCCAAGCATGTGCCTGCCTCGTCAGGCTACAACTTCAG GTTTGCCAAGTACTACAAGATCAATGGTACCACCACCCGCACGCTCATCAAGGCCTACGGGATCCGCATTGACGTCATCGTGCATGGACAG GCCGGGAAATTCAGCCTGATTCCCACCATTATTAATCTGGCCACAGCTCTAACTTCCGTCGGGGTG GGCTCCTTCCTGTGCGACTGGATCTTGCTAACATTCATGAACAAAAACAAGGTCTACAGCCATAAGAAATTTGACAAGGTGTGTACGCCGAGCCGCCCCTCAGGTAGCTGGCCTGTGACCCTTGCCCATGTTTTGGGCCAGGCCCCACCCCAACCCAGCCACTGCTCCGAGGACCAGCACCCCAGCCCTCCATCAGGCCAGGAGGGCCAACAAGGGGCAGAGTGTGGCCCAGCCTTCCCACCCCTGCGGCCTTGCCCCGTCTCTGCCCCATCTGAGCAGATCACTCCTGCCTCCGAGCCTGCCCCACAAGCCTCCATACCCACAGACCCCAAAGGTTTGGCCCAACTCTGA
- the P2RX2 gene encoding P2X purinoceptor 2 isoform X1, translating to MAAAQPKPPAGATARRLARGCWSALWDYETPKVIVVRNRRLGVLYRAVQLLILLYFVWYVFIVQKSYQESETGPESSIITKVKGITTSEHKVWDVEEYVKPPEGGSVFSIITRVEATHSQTQGTCPESIKVHNATCLSDADCVTGELDMLGNGLRTGRCVPYYQGPSKTCEVFGWCPVEDGASVSQFLGTMAPNFTILIKNSIHYPKFHFSKGNIADRTDGYLKRCTFHEASDLYCPIFKLGFIVEKAGESFAELAYKGGVIGVIINWDCDLDLPASECNPKYSFRRLDPKHVPASSGYNFRFAKYYKINGTTTRTLIKAYGIRIDVIVHGQAGKFSLIPTIINLATALTSVGVVRNSLWGLSGYGVSTGPSHTGLCWPQGSFLCDWILLTFMNKNKVYSHKKFDKVCTPSRPSGSWPVTLAHVLGQAPPQPSHCSEDQHPSPPSGQEGQQGAECGPAFPPLRPCPVSAPSEQITPASEPAPQASIPTDPKGLAQL from the exons ATGGCCGCCGCCCAGCCCAAGCCCCCCGCGGGGGCGACCGCCCGGCGCCTGGCCCGGGGCTGCTGGTCCGCCCTCTGGGACTACGAGACGCCCAAGGTGATCGTGGTGAGGAACCGGCGCCTGGGCGTCCTGTACCGCGCCGTGCAGCTGCTCATCCTGCTCTACTTCGTGTG GTACGTATTCATCGTGCAGAAAAGCTACCAGGAGAGCGAGACGGGCCCGGAGAGCTCCATCATCACCAAGGTCAAGGGGATCACCACGTCCGAGCACAAAGTGTGGGACGTGGAGGAGTATGTGAAGCCCCCGGAG GGGGGCAGCGTGTTCAGCATCATCACCAGGGTCGAGGCCACCCACTCCCAGACCCAGGGAACCTGCCCCGAG AGCATAAAGGTCCACAATGCCACCTGCCTCTCTGACGCCGACTGTGTGACTGGCGAACTGGACATGCTGGGAAACG GCCTGCGGACCGGGCGCTGTGTGCCCTATTACCAGGGGCCCTCCAAGACCTGCGAGGTGTTCGGCTGGTGCCCGGTGGAAGATGGGGCCTCCGTCAG CCAATTTCTGGGTACCATGGCCCCAAATTTCACCATCCTCATCAAGAACAGCATCCACTACCCCAAATTCCACTTCTCCAA ggGCAACATTGCGGACCGCACAGACGGGTACCTGAAGCGCTGCACGTTCCACGAGGCCTCCGACCTCTACTGCCCCATCTTCAAGCTGGGCTTTATTGTGGAAAAGGCTGGGGAGAGCTTCGCGGAGCTCGCATACAAG GGTGGTGTCATCGGGGTCATTATCAACTGGGACTGTGACCTGGACCTGCCCGCGTCGGAGTGTAACCCCAAGTACTCCTTCCGGAGGCTCGACCCCAAGCATGTGCCTGCCTCGTCAGGCTACAACTTCAG GTTTGCCAAGTACTACAAGATCAATGGTACCACCACCCGCACGCTCATCAAGGCCTACGGGATCCGCATTGACGTCATCGTGCATGGACAG GCCGGGAAATTCAGCCTGATTCCCACCATTATTAATCTGGCCACAGCTCTAACTTCCGTCGGGGTGGTAAGAAACTCTCTCTGGGGTCTCAGTGGGTACGGGGTGTCCACCGGGCCCTCACACACCGGTCTCTGCTGGCCCCAGGGCTCCTTCCTGTGCGACTGGATCTTGCTAACATTCATGAACAAAAACAAGGTCTACAGCCATAAGAAATTTGACAAGGTGTGTACGCCGAGCCGCCCCTCAGGTAGCTGGCCTGTGACCCTTGCCCATGTTTTGGGCCAGGCCCCACCCCAACCCAGCCACTGCTCCGAGGACCAGCACCCCAGCCCTCCATCAGGCCAGGAGGGCCAACAAGGGGCAGAGTGTGGCCCAGCCTTCCCACCCCTGCGGCCTTGCCCCGTCTCTGCCCCATCTGAGCAGATCACTCCTGCCTCCGAGCCTGCCCCACAAGCCTCCATACCCACAGACCCCAAAGGTTTGGCCCAACTCTGA
- the P2RX2 gene encoding P2X purinoceptor 2 isoform X3, translating to MAAAQPKPPAGATARRLARGCWSALWDYETPKVIVVRNRRLGVLYRAVQLLILLYFVWYVFIVQKSYQESETGPESSIITKVKGITTSEHKVWDVEEYVKPPEGGSVFSIITRVEATHSQTQGTCPESIKVHNATCLSDADCVTGELDMLGNGLRTGRCVPYYQGPSKTCEVFGWCPVEDGASVSQFLGTMAPNFTILIKNSIHYPKFHFSKGNIADRTDGYLKRCTFHEASDLYCPIFKLGFIVEKAGESFAELAYKGGVIGVIINWDCDLDLPASECNPKYSFRRLDPKHVPASSGYNFRFAKYYKINGTTTRTLIKAYGIRIDVIVHGQAGKFSLIPTIINLATALTSVGVVRNSLWGLSGYGVSTGPSHTGLCWPQGSFLCDWILLTFMNKNKVYSHKKFDKITPASEPAPQASIPTDPKGLAQL from the exons ATGGCCGCCGCCCAGCCCAAGCCCCCCGCGGGGGCGACCGCCCGGCGCCTGGCCCGGGGCTGCTGGTCCGCCCTCTGGGACTACGAGACGCCCAAGGTGATCGTGGTGAGGAACCGGCGCCTGGGCGTCCTGTACCGCGCCGTGCAGCTGCTCATCCTGCTCTACTTCGTGTG GTACGTATTCATCGTGCAGAAAAGCTACCAGGAGAGCGAGACGGGCCCGGAGAGCTCCATCATCACCAAGGTCAAGGGGATCACCACGTCCGAGCACAAAGTGTGGGACGTGGAGGAGTATGTGAAGCCCCCGGAG GGGGGCAGCGTGTTCAGCATCATCACCAGGGTCGAGGCCACCCACTCCCAGACCCAGGGAACCTGCCCCGAG AGCATAAAGGTCCACAATGCCACCTGCCTCTCTGACGCCGACTGTGTGACTGGCGAACTGGACATGCTGGGAAACG GCCTGCGGACCGGGCGCTGTGTGCCCTATTACCAGGGGCCCTCCAAGACCTGCGAGGTGTTCGGCTGGTGCCCGGTGGAAGATGGGGCCTCCGTCAG CCAATTTCTGGGTACCATGGCCCCAAATTTCACCATCCTCATCAAGAACAGCATCCACTACCCCAAATTCCACTTCTCCAA ggGCAACATTGCGGACCGCACAGACGGGTACCTGAAGCGCTGCACGTTCCACGAGGCCTCCGACCTCTACTGCCCCATCTTCAAGCTGGGCTTTATTGTGGAAAAGGCTGGGGAGAGCTTCGCGGAGCTCGCATACAAG GGTGGTGTCATCGGGGTCATTATCAACTGGGACTGTGACCTGGACCTGCCCGCGTCGGAGTGTAACCCCAAGTACTCCTTCCGGAGGCTCGACCCCAAGCATGTGCCTGCCTCGTCAGGCTACAACTTCAG GTTTGCCAAGTACTACAAGATCAATGGTACCACCACCCGCACGCTCATCAAGGCCTACGGGATCCGCATTGACGTCATCGTGCATGGACAG GCCGGGAAATTCAGCCTGATTCCCACCATTATTAATCTGGCCACAGCTCTAACTTCCGTCGGGGTGGTAAGAAACTCTCTCTGGGGTCTCAGTGGGTACGGGGTGTCCACCGGGCCCTCACACACCGGTCTCTGCTGGCCCCAGGGCTCCTTCCTGTGCGACTGGATCTTGCTAACATTCATGAACAAAAACAAGGTCTACAGCCATAAGAAATTTGACAAG ATCACTCCTGCCTCCGAGCCTGCCCCACAAGCCTCCATACCCACAGACCCCAAAGGTTTGGCCCAACTCTGA